The segment TTCGCATCAAAGGACGTTCGACTCCGATGCGTAATGTTGTGTTGCTCGGAATTGGCGCAGTCGTTTCCAATCTCATCGGAACAACCGGCGCATCAATGCTCCTCATTCGTCCGTACATTCGCTCGAACAAATATCGCATCAGCGGATTTCACATTGTCTTTTTTATTTTTATCGTCAGCAATATTGGCGGCGCATTAACTCCGATTGGTGACCCGCCGTTGTTTCTCGGTTATTTGAAAGGCATTCCATTTTTCTGGGTGTTGGAAAATGTGTACCTCGAATGGCTTCTTACAATCGGATTGGTGCTTTCTGTTTTTTTTGTTTTTGATTATATATCATTCAAAAAATTACCTGACAGAATGGAACATGAAATAGAGGCAATAGAAGAAGAAGCGGAAATAACGGGAATGCATAACATACTTTTTCTTGTTGTCATTCTTGGTTCGGTCTTTATTCAAAAACCAATGTTTGTTCGTGAGTTGCTGATGGTTGCGGCGGCTGTAGGTTCTTATTTCACAACGAGAAAAGAGATTCACGAAAAGAATGATTTTAATTTTCTCCCGATAAAAGAAGTAGCATTATTATTCATTGGAATTTTTGCAACGATGATTCCCGCATTGCAATGGTTGGAAGTAAATGCGCCGCAAATCGGCATACAAACCGCTGGACAGTTTTATTGGGGTACAGGAATTTTATCATCGTTTCTTGATAATGCGCCGACATACCTAAACTTTCTTTCAGCAGCCATTGGATTATTCGTAAGTCAAGATATTGTTCTGAGCGTTCAGCAACTGATTACAACTCATGGAGCGGGGATAATGACGCTTTCGGGAGAACATTCGGAAGAAATTCGCAACACGTTTTATACGTTAATGAAATATCACGGTGACCTTGTTGCAACGGGAAATGTACCGCTTGCCGATATACAAACCGCTTACCTTATCGGAAATTACAATATCTATATCAAAGCAATTTCGCTCGGTGCTGT is part of the Ignavibacteria bacterium genome and harbors:
- a CDS encoding sodium:proton antiporter, whose product is RIKGRSTPMRNVVLLGIGAVVSNLIGTTGASMLLIRPYIRSNKYRISGFHIVFFIFIVSNIGGALTPIGDPPLFLGYLKGIPFFWVLENVYLEWLLTIGLVLSVFFVFDYISFKKLPDRMEHEIEAIEEEAEITGMHNILFLVVILGSVFIQKPMFVRELLMVAAAVGSYFTTRKEIHEKNDFNFLPIKEVALLFIGIFATMIPALQWLEVNAPQIGIQTAGQFYWGTGILSSFLDNAPTYLNFLSAAIGLFVSQDIVLSVQQLITTHGAGIMTLSGEHSEEIRNTFYTLMKYHGDLVATGNVPLADIQTAYLIGNYNIYIKAISLGAVFFGACTYIGNGPNFMVKSIADQSGVHTPHFLEYVYKYSLPILIPIFALVWLLFIV